One Spiroplasma endosymbiont of Nebria brevicollis DNA window includes the following coding sequences:
- a CDS encoding APC family permease, with protein sequence MLKLFKKKEGPNEKLSLPELVWFGFNYTVGVTFTAVFAALLYSNKVGATLGTHMIWIFLVEGLIAGTCAWAFARLSRVHPGNNGAAYIYVRSSYGRFWGWLIAFIQYSTLPVIVTSQIISMIRINFTDQSSFLFANWGAWSNFGLDLIGIVIYGFASCVLFLGMRAFKKFVNISAYLKWGTTALLMVAVIILFIIAGTSNFKEVINHQSLTASSFSNAFTTCFFFFLGFETYSTIGKNVRNPQKNISLSIVIVMALSTLFYVLVTVLMIGGITGIFGVNPNLQIFHQLGVKANAPWLGVIGILIMLICTISLKANAGMQNALYSGGILEPLSIEGYIPAKYKQLNKDNIPFRASILNLIATFVFAFVWLIIPDLIQAISDTSKGITSPSAVIDYGTITGEASLIMILIYMFVISIALRLSWQKKMRHNKFEFTIWILAFVFLGWQLVMWFIGLIEGFIKSINDISSTSATISAGGITQLTSNILQIVYLLVVVVFAIVWYFVYYAPKLKVRLVNKTQAVLDEDFRVKDDWAFVAKNMQSEIENYLKRNVLINGNKENSNYVFAKNVRNELLASEGEWREDEE encoded by the coding sequence ATGTTGAAATTATTCAAGAAAAAAGAAGGACCTAATGAAAAGTTAAGTTTACCTGAATTAGTTTGATTTGGTTTTAACTATACAGTCGGTGTGACATTTACTGCTGTTTTTGCTGCTTTGTTATATAGTAATAAAGTAGGAGCTACTTTGGGAACGCATATGATTTGAATTTTCTTAGTTGAAGGTTTAATTGCTGGTACATGTGCTTGAGCATTTGCTCGTCTATCACGAGTTCATCCTGGTAATAATGGGGCTGCTTATATCTATGTACGTAGTAGTTATGGTCGTTTCTGAGGTTGACTAATAGCGTTTATTCAGTATTCAACACTGCCTGTAATTGTTACTTCACAAATTATTTCGATGATTAGAATTAACTTTACAGATCAAAGTTCATTTTTATTTGCTAACTGAGGTGCATGAAGTAACTTTGGTCTAGACTTAATTGGAATTGTTATTTATGGTTTTGCTTCTTGTGTTCTATTCTTAGGAATGAGGGCATTTAAAAAGTTTGTTAACATTTCTGCTTATTTAAAGTGAGGAACAACTGCTTTATTAATGGTAGCTGTTATTATTTTATTTATTATTGCTGGAACGAGTAATTTCAAAGAAGTTATTAACCATCAAAGTTTAACAGCTAGTTCTTTCTCTAATGCCTTTACTACTTGTTTCTTCTTCTTTTTAGGTTTTGAAACATACTCGACAATTGGAAAGAATGTTCGTAATCCACAAAAGAATATTAGTCTTTCTATTGTTATTGTTATGGCTTTATCAACATTATTTTATGTATTAGTTACTGTTTTAATGATTGGTGGAATTACGGGTATTTTTGGTGTTAACCCTAACTTACAAATTTTTCATCAATTAGGTGTAAAAGCTAATGCTCCATGATTAGGAGTTATTGGTATCTTAATTATGTTAATTTGTACTATTTCCCTAAAAGCTAATGCAGGAATGCAAAATGCTTTATATAGTGGTGGTATTTTAGAACCGCTATCAATAGAAGGATATATACCTGCTAAATATAAACAATTAAATAAGGATAACATTCCTTTCCGTGCTTCTATTTTAAATTTAATTGCTACGTTTGTCTTTGCCTTTGTGTGGCTAATTATTCCAGATTTAATCCAAGCTATTAGTGATACGAGCAAAGGAATAACATCACCAAGTGCTGTTATTGACTATGGTACAATTACTGGTGAGGCATCACTAATTATGATTTTAATTTATATGTTTGTTATTAGTATTGCTTTACGATTATCTTGACAAAAGAAAATGCGTCATAATAAGTTTGAATTTACAATTTGAATTTTAGCATTTGTTTTCTTAGGTTGACAGTTAGTAATGTGATTTATTGGTTTAATTGAAGGATTTATAAAATCAATTAATGATATTAGTAGTACTAGTGCAACAATTAGTGCTGGTGGTATTACACAATTAACATCAAATATCTTACAAATTGTTTATTTACTTGTTGTTGTAGTTTTTGCTATTGTTTGATATTTCGTTTATTATGCTCCTAAATTGAAAGTTCGCTTAGTAAACAAAACGCAAGCAGTATTAGATGAAGACTTTAGAGTTAAAGATGACTGAGCTTTTGTTGCTAAAAATATGCAAAGTGAAATTGAAAATTACTTAAAACGTAATGTCCTTATTAATGGTAATAAAGAAAATTCTAATTATGTTTTTGCTAAAAATGTCCGTAATGAATTACTGGCATCAGAAGGCGAATGACGTGAAGATGAAGAATAA
- the mnmA gene encoding tRNA 2-thiouridine(34) synthase MnmA, whose product MKEKVMKNKKRIIVGMSGGVDSSVTAAILLEQGHNVVGLFMRNWDSLLNNDLEGNSNQNICPQEQDYLDALAVCKKLNIPLERIDFIKEYWDDVFTYFLDEFKKSRTPNPDILCNKYIKFNAFLKYARNKLQADYISMGHYARIIFNKDTKQYQLLKGIDDSKDQSYFLCQLNQDQLQYSMFPLGNKTKVEVRQLALTYDLPTAKKKDSTGICFIGNRNFQTFLANYLPAKTGNIVDINTKKTIGSHHGVYYYTIGQRRGINLSGMKIPYFVVEKDVANNILYVANDNETKWLMANSCTVSDINWISKDKIGKSINCFAKFRYRQPDVAVIIDVANDSEFKVTFSQPMRAVTPGQSAVFYDGDICLGGGVINEVFR is encoded by the coding sequence ATCAAGGAGAAAGTAATGAAAAACAAAAAACGGATTATTGTTGGCATGAGTGGTGGTGTTGATTCATCAGTTACTGCTGCCATATTATTAGAACAAGGCCATAACGTAGTTGGTCTTTTCATGCGTAATTGAGATTCACTGCTAAATAATGATTTAGAAGGTAATAGTAACCAAAATATTTGTCCACAAGAACAAGATTATTTAGATGCGCTAGCAGTTTGTAAAAAACTAAATATTCCTTTAGAACGAATTGATTTCATTAAAGAATACTGAGATGATGTCTTTACTTATTTTTTAGACGAATTTAAAAAGAGTCGTACCCCTAATCCTGATATTTTATGTAATAAATATATTAAATTTAATGCCTTTTTAAAATATGCTCGTAACAAACTACAAGCAGATTACATTTCTATGGGACATTATGCACGTATCATTTTTAACAAAGATACTAAACAATATCAACTATTAAAAGGAATAGATGATAGTAAAGACCAAAGTTATTTCTTATGTCAACTAAATCAGGACCAATTACAATATAGTATGTTTCCCTTAGGCAACAAAACTAAAGTTGAAGTACGCCAATTAGCACTTACTTATGACTTACCAACTGCCAAGAAAAAAGATTCAACAGGAATTTGTTTCATTGGTAACCGTAATTTTCAAACTTTTCTTGCTAATTATTTACCTGCAAAAACAGGGAATATTGTTGATATTAACACTAAAAAAACTATTGGTAGTCACCATGGTGTTTATTATTATACTATTGGTCAACGACGAGGTATTAATTTGTCAGGTATGAAAATACCATACTTTGTTGTAGAAAAAGATGTTGCTAATAATATTCTTTATGTAGCAAATGATAATGAAACTAAGTGATTAATGGCTAATAGTTGTACTGTTAGTGATATTAATTGAATTAGTAAAGATAAGATTGGTAAAAGCATTAACTGTTTTGCTAAATTTCGTTATCGTCAACCTGATGTTGCTGTCATTATTGATGTTGCTAATGATAGTGAATTTAAAGTTACTTTCTCACAACCGATGCGTGCTGTGACACCTGGACAATCAGCAGTCTTTTATGATGGTGATATTTGTCTTGGTGGTGGTGTTATTAATGAAGTGTTTCGTTAG
- a CDS encoding Panacea domain-containing protein, protein MKNKEINVNDFFAFLLKTNEEMQNRVNIDEKDMEGLSNLKIQKLLYFIEANFLKKYNTQLFSNDYYVWEYGPVIPELYKQLKKFGKNPIFYEEFKKKWKL, encoded by the coding sequence ATGAAAAATAAAGAAATAAATGTTAATGATTTTTTTGCATTTCTTTTAAAAACTAATGAAGAAATGCAAAATAGAGTTAATATTGATGAAAAAGACATGGAAGGTCTTTCAAATTTAAAAATTCAAAAATTATTATATTTTATAGAAGCAAATTTTTTGAAAAAATATAATACACAATTATTTTCTAATGACTATTATGTATGAGAATATGGTCCAGTAATTCCAGAATTATATAAACAATTAAAAAAATTTGGGAAAAATCCTATATTTTATGAAGAATTTAAAAAAAAATGGAAATTATAA
- a CDS encoding rolling circle replication-associated protein: MNISYNFYVKKIFYACYVKNVVLPIDVLNNERNRLGIKNVGNNSKLRHNNVRTKSKLIQKALHNFYDAKVLSFLTLTYQQNETDIRKAKKDIRLFFILLKRWWNDPIRAKYMGELKHFYVYEYQKRGAVHFHVVFNRKIPYSMIFQWWPYAQKSGIKLIVVKKGTNEFVVKYLSKYVTKVQENIKSLNQKDVGVQAYAFSRNCKNPIVVRGVKTLLLQDLVKACEKAKEFYLFKTKKNEQGVTYLIGGSYDYNVVDDYFKDFQQYVSLESLRFRYWLKNEFNRNEILDFLYKVFDKSKIEKVFLQKRILH, encoded by the coding sequence ATGAATATTTCATATAATTTTTATGTTAAAAAGATTTTTTATGCTTGTTATGTTAAAAATGTTGTTTTACCAATTGATGTTTTGAATAATGAAAGAAATAGATTAGGTATTAAGAATGTTGGTAATAATAGTAAGTTAAGACATAATAATGTTCGTACTAAATCTAAATTAATTCAAAAAGCATTACATAATTTTTATGATGCTAAGGTTTTAAGTTTTTTAACTTTGACTTATCAGCAAAATGAAACTGATATTAGAAAAGCAAAAAAAGATATTCGTTTGTTTTTTATTTTATTAAAGCGTTGATGAAATGACCCTATTCGTGCTAAATATATGGGTGAATTAAAGCATTTTTATGTTTATGAATATCAAAAGCGTGGAGCAGTACATTTTCATGTAGTTTTTAATCGCAAAATACCTTATAGTATGATATTTCAGTGATGACCGTATGCTCAAAAATCGGGTATTAAATTAATTGTTGTTAAAAAAGGTACTAATGAATTTGTTGTTAAGTATTTAAGTAAGTATGTAACAAAGGTGCAAGAGAATATTAAGTCTTTAAATCAAAAAGATGTTGGTGTTCAAGCGTATGCTTTTAGTCGTAATTGTAAAAACCCAATTGTAGTTCGTGGTGTTAAAACTTTACTGTTACAAGATTTAGTTAAAGCGTGTGAAAAAGCAAAAGAATTTTATTTATTTAAAACTAAGAAAAATGAACAAGGTGTCACTTATTTAATTGGTGGAAGTTATGATTATAATGTTGTTGATGATTATTTTAAAGATTTTCAGCAATATGTAAGTTTAGAAAGTTTACGGTTTAGGTATTGGTTGAAAAATGAATTTAATAGAAATGAAATTTTAGATTTTTTATATAAAGTTTTTGATAAAAGTAAAATTGAAAAAGTATTTTTGCAAAAAAGAATTTTACATTAG